The following proteins come from a genomic window of Tepidiforma thermophila:
- the csm4 gene encoding type III-A CRISPR-associated RAMP protein Csm4, whose translation MPPSAWVFGLQPRSPLRLGSHAEDLDRARALAASDTLFGALCWAMRALFGTGVLEAWLNEMRSAEPPIRISSMLPVRWTDGKLAEVFFPLPVRRPVRQFEDRKFLRPVSFIDRGAYRWLFREGAPSGTPRRAGELLGFGLETRQEEASWAVQSRPRVTVDRLSGASALYESAATHFSLNGDGNRRAGQFVPGVVAWVADEAALEGLTTCLRLLGEAGIGGERSSGLGRFELLGPEACDLPVTPDPAAGPTLSLCWPTQADLAAGALQLDPDRGYRVVERGGWISSEEWSGWRSKRVGMLAEGSYLGGKGPGGGLADVTPEAGRGHPVYRYGLGLFLDEVRL comes from the coding sequence ATGCCGCCCTCCGCCTGGGTCTTCGGGCTCCAGCCGCGGTCGCCGCTCCGGCTCGGGTCGCACGCCGAGGACCTCGACCGGGCTCGTGCGCTGGCTGCCTCGGACACGCTCTTCGGGGCGCTCTGCTGGGCGATGCGAGCACTTTTCGGCACCGGGGTGCTCGAAGCATGGCTCAACGAGATGCGGTCCGCAGAACCACCGATTCGCATCTCGAGCATGCTGCCGGTCCGGTGGACAGACGGGAAACTGGCCGAGGTGTTCTTTCCGCTGCCGGTTCGCAGACCGGTCCGGCAGTTTGAAGACCGCAAGTTCCTGCGGCCGGTGTCATTCATCGACCGGGGCGCCTACCGCTGGCTGTTCCGGGAAGGGGCACCCAGCGGGACTCCAAGGCGTGCGGGCGAGCTGCTGGGCTTCGGACTGGAGACCCGACAGGAAGAGGCATCGTGGGCGGTGCAGTCCCGGCCGAGGGTCACGGTCGACCGGCTCTCGGGGGCCTCGGCGCTCTACGAATCAGCGGCGACCCACTTCTCACTGAACGGCGACGGGAACCGGCGAGCCGGGCAATTCGTGCCGGGAGTCGTGGCGTGGGTGGCCGACGAGGCAGCGCTGGAAGGCCTGACGACGTGCCTCAGGCTGCTTGGGGAGGCCGGTATCGGCGGGGAGCGTTCGAGCGGGCTGGGCCGCTTCGAGCTGCTGGGACCTGAGGCGTGCGATCTGCCGGTCACCCCGGACCCGGCGGCTGGTCCGACCCTCTCGCTCTGCTGGCCAACGCAGGCCGACCTCGCTGCCGGCGCGCTGCAGCTCGACCCCGACCGCGGCTACCGGGTAGTGGAGCGGGGAGGGTGGATTTCCTCGGAGGAGTGGAGCGGGTGGCGCTCGAAACGGGTCGGCATGCTGGCCGAAGGGTCGTACCTGGGGGGAAAGGGGCCCGGGGGCGGGCTCGCGGATGTGACTCCGGAGGCGGGGCGGGGGCACCCGGTTTACCGGTACGGCCTCGGACTCTTTCTCGACGAGGTGCGCCTGTGA
- the csm3 gene encoding type III-A CRISPR-associated RAMP protein Csm3 yields MADNPATITSILTLSSTVVARTGLRIGAQEASLTIGGVDNPVVRDPLTRQPYIPGSSIKGKMRSLLERVHGLDQNWAIQRNRVHVHVCEQEEEYSKCTLCQLFGAPAPQRERWLCQTRLRFSDVFLTEASVKRLMDAATDLPFTELKSEAAIDRVTSAAVPRTMERVPAGAEFGPCDIGLFVYEGDRIATGLQWLTDGLDLLEADALGSSGARGSGRVAFTNISVRQLKVDGQRLVPRQGPATYPTVAELRRALDDLAAWAAA; encoded by the coding sequence TTGGCTGATAACCCTGCCACGATAACAAGCATCCTGACCCTGAGTTCGACGGTCGTTGCAAGGACCGGCCTGCGGATCGGCGCCCAGGAGGCATCTCTCACGATCGGGGGTGTCGATAACCCGGTGGTGCGAGACCCGCTCACGCGGCAGCCCTACATTCCGGGGTCTTCTATAAAAGGAAAGATGCGGTCGCTCCTGGAGCGGGTTCATGGGCTCGACCAGAACTGGGCCATCCAGCGCAACCGGGTCCACGTGCATGTGTGCGAGCAGGAGGAGGAGTATTCGAAGTGCACGCTCTGCCAGCTGTTCGGCGCGCCGGCGCCGCAACGGGAGCGGTGGCTCTGCCAGACACGGCTGCGGTTCTCGGATGTCTTTCTCACGGAAGCGTCGGTAAAACGCCTGATGGATGCCGCTACCGACCTGCCGTTCACCGAGCTCAAGTCGGAGGCGGCGATCGACCGGGTCACGTCGGCGGCGGTTCCCCGGACGATGGAGCGAGTCCCGGCGGGTGCGGAGTTCGGCCCATGCGATATCGGGCTGTTCGTCTACGAGGGCGATCGCATCGCGACAGGCCTGCAGTGGCTGACCGACGGGCTGGACCTGCTGGAGGCCGATGCGCTGGGCTCCTCGGGGGCACGCGGTTCCGGGAGAGTGGCGTTCACCAACATCTCCGTGCGCCAGCTGAAGGTCGATGGGCAGCGGCTGGTCCCGAGGCAGGGGCCGGCGACCTACCCGACGGTTGCCGAGCTCCGGCGGGCGCTCGATGACCTCGCTGCCTGGGCGGCGGCGTAG
- the csm5 gene encoding type III-A CRISPR-associated RAMP protein Csm5, with the protein MTQPRLLRFRLTVRVLTPLHIGSGIRYHRDYDFRDEGGTQVRLVDVDRALELLPDQLIPRIADGRIAAALSGELLGRATRAVLPVYGTRAVGQDLLGFIRDGMGRVYLPGSTLKGAFRSALLDAFVQQNRDTVRELVRSGGGPREQAARGVEQRAFDVDVERTRPGGDFPNRDINRWLRLADAFPANEPKMVASEVQVRSDSPRGRQAIPVWVEAVSPGAEFSTTLTITPVEWSPWRELDKGRKELFGSNLLGVLQTWGAALREIELEHWRRHDPDVATNFEGKVPAGEIVFPVGFGTGWVAKTIGRHLRDDRNLMQLLLNRYRLSRSKSPDPGNFPVGHRVVDGPGGWLPMGWVMVSEAQPVQ; encoded by the coding sequence GTGACCCAGCCGCGATTGCTCCGGTTCCGCCTCACCGTACGGGTCCTGACCCCGCTGCATATCGGTTCAGGAATTCGGTACCACCGGGACTACGATTTTCGCGACGAGGGCGGCACGCAGGTCCGCCTGGTCGACGTGGACCGGGCGCTGGAGCTGCTGCCGGACCAGCTTATCCCGCGCATTGCCGACGGCCGGATTGCGGCCGCCCTCTCCGGGGAACTCCTGGGGCGGGCGACGCGTGCGGTGCTGCCGGTTTATGGGACGCGCGCCGTGGGGCAGGACCTGCTGGGGTTCATCCGGGATGGGATGGGCAGGGTCTACCTCCCGGGGTCCACGCTGAAGGGTGCGTTCCGGTCGGCGTTGCTCGACGCCTTCGTCCAGCAGAACCGGGATACGGTGCGGGAGCTGGTTCGCTCCGGGGGAGGGCCCCGGGAACAGGCAGCCCGGGGCGTTGAGCAACGGGCGTTCGACGTCGATGTTGAGCGCACCCGGCCGGGCGGCGATTTCCCTAACCGGGACATTAACCGCTGGTTGCGGCTGGCCGACGCCTTCCCGGCCAATGAGCCGAAGATGGTGGCCTCGGAGGTGCAGGTGCGGTCGGATTCGCCACGGGGGCGACAGGCGATCCCGGTGTGGGTCGAGGCGGTCAGCCCGGGGGCCGAGTTCTCGACCACGCTGACGATTACACCCGTCGAGTGGTCGCCGTGGAGGGAACTGGATAAAGGGCGGAAAGAGCTGTTCGGGAGCAACCTCCTTGGCGTGCTGCAGACCTGGGGGGCAGCGCTGCGGGAGATCGAGCTTGAGCACTGGCGACGACATGACCCGGACGTGGCCACGAACTTCGAAGGAAAGGTGCCGGCTGGTGAAATTGTCTTCCCGGTCGGCTTCGGCACGGGCTGGGTAGCCAAGACGATCGGCCGCCACCTGCGGGACGACCGCAACCTGATGCAGCTGCTCCTCAACCGCTACCGCCTTTCGCGTTCGAAGTCGCCTGACCCGGGGAACTTCCCGGTTGGGCACCGGGTGGTTGATGGCCCCGGCGGCTGGCTGCCGATGGGGTGGGTGATGGTGTCGGAGGCGCAGCCGGTCCAGTGA
- the csm2 gene encoding type III-A CRISPR-associated protein Csm2: MTQFQRPGQGGYQGNRRPPEQQGRAAAVDATRYASEAERIIVRDDVEALIGLAERLATSGATRTSVRRLYGEARRIDFLLDQDPQRALRRARLLEPRLNYQVKRDEKLRDLGAVLAAMVQQVGKAQNEDEGKARYRRLTDFFEAVVAYLPEK, translated from the coding sequence ATGACGCAGTTTCAACGGCCAGGCCAGGGAGGCTACCAGGGCAACCGCCGGCCGCCAGAGCAGCAAGGCCGGGCGGCTGCAGTCGATGCGACGAGGTATGCGTCGGAGGCCGAGCGGATCATTGTGCGCGACGATGTGGAGGCCCTGATCGGCCTGGCGGAGCGGCTGGCGACCTCTGGCGCGACGCGGACCTCGGTGCGGCGCCTCTATGGTGAAGCGCGGAGGATCGATTTCCTGCTCGACCAAGACCCGCAGCGCGCGCTGCGGCGGGCGCGACTGCTGGAACCGAGGCTGAACTACCAGGTGAAGCGCGACGAGAAGCTGAGGGACCTCGGGGCGGTCCTGGCAGCGATGGTCCAGCAGGTTGGAAAAGCGCAGAACGAAGACGAGGGGAAGGCGCGATATCGGCGACTCACGGATTTCTTCGAGGCCGTCGTGGCCTACCTTCCTGAGAAGTAA
- a CDS encoding TIGR03943 family putative permease subunit: MVRDAGYALAAAALGLLIAWRLFDGTARNLVQGWYVPILAATALLLLAAAAVALAAAVREGPPRWRRPTAAGAVAAAAISLPLIVAAAFEPRPLASSNLNLSAASARQFSASASAADPARRNIYQWAYEFETADPAAIAGQPVEVIGFVFRRDGDPPERFRVARFVVACCIADAQGFTLPVLWKDASTLANDQWVRVTGRVGIGPGGEPIVLAASVDPIEAPQNPYIYP; the protein is encoded by the coding sequence ATGGTGAGAGACGCCGGCTACGCCCTCGCTGCCGCCGCGCTCGGCCTCCTCATCGCCTGGCGCCTCTTCGATGGCACCGCCCGCAACCTCGTCCAGGGCTGGTACGTCCCCATCCTCGCCGCAACCGCGCTCCTCCTGCTGGCTGCCGCCGCGGTTGCCCTCGCCGCCGCCGTACGCGAAGGCCCGCCGCGCTGGCGCCGCCCCACTGCCGCCGGGGCCGTCGCCGCCGCCGCCATCAGCCTGCCGCTCATCGTCGCAGCCGCCTTCGAGCCGCGCCCCCTCGCCTCCTCCAATCTCAACCTCTCCGCCGCCTCGGCCCGCCAGTTCAGCGCCTCCGCCAGCGCCGCCGACCCCGCCCGCCGCAACATCTACCAGTGGGCCTACGAATTCGAAACCGCCGACCCCGCGGCCATCGCCGGCCAGCCCGTCGAGGTCATCGGCTTCGTCTTCCGCCGCGACGGCGACCCGCCCGAACGGTTCCGCGTCGCCCGCTTCGTCGTCGCCTGCTGCATCGCCGATGCCCAGGGCTTCACCCTCCCCGTCCTCTGGAAGGACGCCAGCACGCTCGCCAACGACCAGTGGGTCCGCGTCACCGGCCGCGTCGGCATCGGCCCCGGCGGCGAACCCATCGTCCTCGCCGCGAGCGTAGACCCCATCGAGGCGCCCCAAAATCCGTACATTTATCCGTGA
- a CDS encoding permease: MSDFANIFLALLLEATPFLLAGVIISVVAGPAVERILGAAAFRSPAASIAAGAGAGLVLPMCDCGNRPLAHRLALAGRREFALAFLVAAPVINPIVIVTTWLAFRDAELVALRLGLTLLAAVAVALVVSRFRRDIALPLDIEPAAADAPPPAGPASWAPRILEEFFELFQFLVIGAALAAAIQVFANQEDFLSASGVFLSIAALMFLAFLLSICSSVDAFVVAGLGGAVGLGPALAFLVFGPLVNLKSVPMYLRLFSGPAVAVLVVICAQVAFVGAAVAELRAW, from the coding sequence GTGAGCGACTTCGCCAACATCTTCCTCGCCCTCCTGCTCGAGGCCACGCCCTTCCTCCTCGCCGGCGTCATCATCTCCGTCGTCGCCGGCCCGGCCGTCGAGCGCATCCTTGGTGCCGCCGCCTTCCGCAGCCCTGCAGCCAGCATCGCTGCCGGCGCCGGCGCCGGCCTCGTCCTCCCCATGTGCGACTGCGGCAACCGCCCCCTTGCCCACCGCCTCGCCCTCGCCGGCCGCCGCGAATTCGCCCTCGCCTTCCTTGTCGCCGCCCCCGTCATCAACCCCATCGTCATCGTCACCACCTGGCTCGCCTTCCGCGATGCCGAGCTCGTCGCCCTCCGGCTCGGCCTCACCCTCCTCGCCGCCGTCGCTGTCGCCCTTGTCGTCTCCCGCTTCCGCCGCGACATCGCCCTCCCCCTCGACATCGAGCCCGCCGCGGCCGATGCCCCGCCGCCCGCCGGCCCCGCGAGCTGGGCGCCCCGCATCCTCGAGGAGTTCTTCGAACTCTTCCAGTTCCTCGTCATCGGCGCCGCCCTCGCCGCCGCCATCCAGGTCTTCGCCAACCAGGAGGACTTCCTCTCCGCCAGCGGCGTCTTCCTCTCGATCGCGGCCCTCATGTTCCTCGCCTTCCTCCTGAGCATCTGCTCCAGCGTCGATGCCTTCGTCGTCGCCGGCCTGGGAGGCGCCGTCGGCCTCGGACCCGCCCTCGCGTTCCTCGTCTTCGGGCCCCTGGTCAACCTCAAATCGGTCCCCATGTACCTGCGCCTCTTCTCCGGGCCTGCCGTCGCCGTCCTCGTCGTCATCTGCGCCCAGGTCGCCTTCGTCGGCGCCGCCGTCGCGGAGCTGCGCGCATGGTGA
- the cas6 gene encoding CRISPR system precrRNA processing endoribonuclease RAMP protein Cas6: protein MNELVRVEVPGRWEGEAEETAFVGRALQAWFYRELATRDEGLATALHDMSAEKPFSIALRRQPDERLVVTAYGILAPFVLDLSRTMPDRLLLNARWWRREGEAAVERATWPELAAGLLAPAPETRTTLNFVTPTTFRSKGNYLPLPVPQLVFGGLLERWQTWAPVDLGAGAGAALEGIVVRRHRLASVAVQLKGLVPGFVGAAEFELRSAGGPYGGLLGVLARFARFAGVGAKVSTGFGCVDVTTVAGRPASQAQGETGARPGRGN from the coding sequence GTGAACGAGCTGGTTCGCGTCGAGGTTCCCGGCAGGTGGGAGGGCGAGGCCGAGGAGACGGCGTTTGTCGGCCGGGCGCTGCAAGCGTGGTTCTACCGGGAGCTCGCAACGCGGGACGAGGGGCTGGCGACGGCCCTGCACGACATGTCGGCGGAGAAGCCGTTTTCGATTGCGCTGCGGCGGCAGCCGGATGAACGGCTGGTGGTTACGGCCTACGGCATCCTTGCGCCGTTCGTGCTGGACCTGAGCCGAACCATGCCAGACCGGCTGCTCCTCAACGCGCGGTGGTGGCGACGGGAAGGCGAGGCGGCGGTGGAGCGGGCGACGTGGCCGGAGCTGGCTGCCGGGCTGCTTGCGCCGGCGCCGGAGACGCGGACGACCCTGAACTTCGTGACGCCGACGACCTTCCGATCGAAAGGGAACTACCTGCCGCTGCCCGTGCCGCAGCTGGTATTCGGGGGGCTGCTGGAACGGTGGCAGACCTGGGCGCCGGTCGACCTCGGCGCCGGGGCCGGGGCGGCGCTGGAGGGGATTGTGGTGCGCCGCCACCGGCTGGCGAGCGTAGCCGTGCAATTAAAGGGGCTGGTCCCGGGCTTCGTGGGAGCGGCAGAATTCGAACTCCGGTCTGCCGGGGGGCCGTACGGCGGGCTGCTTGGGGTGCTGGCGCGGTTTGCGCGGTTCGCCGGCGTGGGGGCGAAGGTCAGCACAGGTTTCGGATGCGTGGACGTGACGACTGTGGCGGGGCGACCGGCCAGCCAGGCCCAGGGCGAGACGGGCGCCAGGCCAGGGCGGGGAAACTGA